A genome region from Prionailurus bengalensis isolate Pbe53 chromosome B4, Fcat_Pben_1.1_paternal_pri, whole genome shotgun sequence includes the following:
- the RXYLT1 gene encoding ribitol-5-phosphate xylosyltransferase 1 isoform X2 produces MKRCSTSLIISFITGPAVVPGYFPVDVNNVVLILNGREKAKVFYATQWLLYAQNLVQTQKLQHLAVVLLGNEHCHNEWISQFLKRNGGFVELLFIIYDSPWINDMDIFQWPLGVATYRNFPVVEASWSMLHNERPYLCNFLGTIYENSSRQALINILKQDGNAKLCWVSAREQWQPQETNESLKNYQDALLQSDLTLCPVGVNTECYRIYEACSYGSVPVVEDIMTAGSCGNTSVNHNAPLQLLKSMDAPFIFIKNWNELPAILEKEKTLMLQEKIQRRKMLLHWYQHFKTELKMRFTNILESSFLMNNKG; encoded by the exons atgaaaagatgctcaacatcactcatcattag cttCATCACTGGCCCAGCTGTAGTCCCAGGGTATTTTCCTGTTGATGTGAATAATGTGGTACTCATcctaaatggaagagaaaaagcgAAGGTCTTTTATGCCACCCAGTGGTTACTTTATGCACAAAATTTAGTGCAAACTCAGAAACTCCAGCATCTTGCTGTTGTGTTGCTTGGAAACGAACATTGTCATAATGAATGGATAAGCCAGTTCCTCAAAAGAAATGGAGGCTTTGTGGAGCTGCTTTTCATAATATATGACAGCCCCTGGATTAACGACATGGATATCTTTCAGTGGCCTTTAGGAGTGGCAAC atataggAATTTTCCTGTGGTGGAGGCAAGCTGGTCAATGCTGCATAATGAAAGGCCCTACTTATGTAATTTCTTAGGAACCATTTATGAAAATTCATCCAGACAAGCactaataaacattttgaaacaagATGGGAATGCTAAGCTTTGTTGGGTTTCAGCAAGAGAACA GTGGCAGCctcaggaaacaaatgaaagccTTAAGAATTATCAAGATGCTTTGCTTCAGAGTGACCTCACATTGTGCCCAGTAGGAGTAAACACAGAATGTTACAGAATATACGAGGCTTGCTCCTATGGCTCTGTTCCTGTGGTAGAAGACATAATGACAGCTGGCAGCTGTGGAAATACGTCTGTTAACCACAACGCTCCTCTGCAGCTACTCAAGTCCATGGACGCTCCCTTTATCTTTATTAAGAACTGGAACGAACTTCCTgctattttagagaaagagaaaactctaATGTTACAAGAAaagattcagagaagaaaaatgttacttCACTGGTATCAGCACTTCAAAACAGAGCTAAAAATgagatttactaatattttagaaagttcatttttaatgaataataaagGGTAA